In the genome of Paenarthrobacter ureafaciens, the window TTCCGTCGTGCGCGAAGCAGTTCGGGTGCTCCAATCGCTGGGACTGGTGGAAACCATCAAGCGGGTGGGCATCAGGGTCCTGCCTGCCCACCGCTGGAACCCCTTCGATCCCCTGGTCATCCGCTGGCGGCTGGCCGGTGAAGCCCGTGGCGCCCAGTTGCGGTCGCTGGCTGAGCTGCGCTCCGCCGTCGAGCCCGTAGCTGCCGAACTGGCCGCCGGCAACGCACCGGACGCCCTGCGGCAAGAGCTCATGGACATCTCCCTTGCCATGCGGGAAGCGGGCGACGCCGGGGACACAGCCCGCTTCCTGGAACTGGATATCCGGTTCCACGCCTTGGTGCTGTCCGGCTCAGGCAACGAGATGTTCGCCAACTTGATCGGCCAGGTTACTGAAACGTTGACCGGCCGCACCGTTCACGGCCTGATGCCTGAGCACCCGCAGCAACAGGCCCTGCAATGGCACATCGATGTTGCCGAGGCGATCCATGCAGGAGACGGCCCCCGGGCCCGGGAGGCCTCGGATCAGATCATGCGGCACACCATTGCGGAGCTGGCCCCCATCTGGGAAAGCCAGCCCCGCGTGTTCGTTCCCGTAGCCAGGACCTAATCCCGGAAGTTCAGCAGTACCTTCCCGGATTCTGC includes:
- a CDS encoding FadR/GntR family transcriptional regulator — protein: MSTSLHHRAVEHLGTRIVGGTLPTGHVMLAEHLEEELNVSRSVVREAVRVLQSLGLVETIKRVGIRVLPAHRWNPFDPLVIRWRLAGEARGAQLRSLAELRSAVEPVAAELAAGNAPDALRQELMDISLAMREAGDAGDTARFLELDIRFHALVLSGSGNEMFANLIGQVTETLTGRTVHGLMPEHPQQQALQWHIDVAEAIHAGDGPRAREASDQIMRHTIAELAPIWESQPRVFVPVART